The region CATTTAAACCACGGCATCTACATTTCACTGCTCTGTTGGGGTCTTTTTACCTGCTAATAGTTAAGCTagcaacaaagaaaagaagacaggGAAGTTTCCTTGGAAATCCCACAGTCTCCTTATATAGTTTAAACAAAAATCCGAGTGGAGTAACTTCACAATCTCCAGagctattatttttcatttttggagTGTCAGTGACTTGGAATCACATTGTCTCTTTCTAAGCTGCCTGTCACCCATACAGGGATAAGTAACAATTTACACCGGGAAGGAGGGTTCATGCCAAAATCCATAGGAGGTTCTTAGGGCTGATTTACCTGGTCTGACCGGGCTCTGCATGCAGTTCTGCGACACCATGCCTGGATGGACTGAAGTAGAAGCCCTGCTGCTGAGGTCCATGACAGAAGGTGATGCTGAGGTAGCTTGCTGGAGACCTGACTGGTGCGGGCTGTGCTCGTGCTGGTTTGGGCTGGGTGGAATGCCATTTTCTGAGAGGAATTCTTCCAGGTCCATGTATTCCAACTGGAAAGTGTCTCCATCGTATGGCAGTGTCTTGTCCCATAATGTTGggcccaagaaagctgactgAGGGACCGTGGTACTGGTGCTGTCATCATCTAACttcttctctttgtctttttctttaccGAATGCTTAAACAAAACACATAATAAAGATATAAGAGCCAAGCAGCTACTATGACTTCAGTTATTTCTCCTGCACTCACAGCCGTAAGAAACGGACACTGCAGTGATGTCTTTGGTACAAAATGCCAAAGTCACGCCAAATGAGCACCTTTGCTGGACCTAACCCTGTTTTTCAGATTTCCCTCTATTTTTAGTCAACAATTCCAACACATGCATGGCTTTAAAAGCCAGCTTCAATAAGTATTCAACAGACTCAGAGTATTTACGTGGAAGCAAATTGGAAGGTGTTACATATTCTGCTGAAACAGCCTTAACCTAACATCTCCGTAGCTCATTATCCTCCCATACTTCATTAAAGTCAGTCTCGCCAGTCTTTACACAAGAAAAATAGTCCTCAAATTCAGTACTTCTTAACGTTGTAAGCTTGGAACTTAGAACAACAATAAAGTCTGACAGAACACGTATTTCGATGTGCAAAATAGctaacaaaaaattaaaaggtataagcaaagcaaaataaagttcAGATGACACATCCTACTCCCTCCTACAACACCCAGGGATTTCAACACGCTTTTTTGAAGGGAAACACCTGACTTCTCCATCAGATTTGCAAGAATCTGAACCAGTAAAGCTTCCTGTCAACTATCACGCCTTctaaacattttaattacaCACAAGCCCAGTGAAATCCTGCAAATCGCTTTGCAGTGAAACTCGGAACGCCGAGGACACAAAAAGCTTTGGCTCTGCAAGATCTCTCACTGATACGGGGGGTTTTGCCTTTTTAGAAAGACAAAGCGCAATCGTGGCCGCACTGCCTCAGCTTTCCAGAGGAGTTGAAAGTTTCTGCTGCGAAGACGCCCGTCAGTTCTGCGGGGCGAGGGCGGGAGGGAGCCGCGGCCGGGCCGCCCCGAGGGGAGGCTGCGGCGGGACCCGGGCTCGGGGCGGAGGGGGCCAGGGCCGCCGCCCTGCGCTGTCCCCTTCGACCCAACGTTTCGCCCGAGGTCAATCGCGCTCTTcggcttatttttttccaggcGGCCGGAGCCGTTCCCGCTCCGCAGCGGCGATGGAAAAACCGAGTGCTTTCCGTTAGGTCAGGCCGACTGCGCCCATCGCTCACCGCCTAATACCCTCACCCAATCATCCCATTACTTAATCGCCTTGGGGAGGGTGGGGAAGGGGTCGGaggtaggggaaaaaaaaagggaaagcgAGGCAGCGGTCCCCGAGGTGCCGGCAGGAGAGGGGCCGCCATTTCGGGGCGCCCGCCCTCCCCGGACCGGGCTGTGGGGGGTCCGCGGGGGACAGGGGCGGCCCCGTAGGGCTGAGGGAACGAAGGCTGCCCGGGGAAGCCTCACCGTCTTCGTGAGCGAGCGGCAGCTTGAGCGGGTTTTCCAGCAGGGATTTCAGCACCCCGTAGGTGGGAGGTAGGAAGGTGGGGTTCAGCGGGAGCGGCCGCGACATGATGGGCTTTCCCTCGGGGCAGCTGCGCGGCAGCggctcctctcctttcctctcccgGTGCCGCTACGGAGTGCGGTGAAGCGGGCGCAGAGGGCCGGGCCGAGCCCCGCTGTGGAGGGGCGCCTGGAGGCCGCCGGAGCAGAGGAGCGGGAAAGGCCCCTCGGGCGCGCAGCtccgccgctcccgccgcccgcTCTGCGCCGCGCGCCCCGGCCGCGCGCCCATGTGCAGGCGCTGCCGCCGCTGACGTCAGGCGccgcgcggccccgccccgccccgcccccgccccgcccctgCGCCTCGCTCCGCGGCCGCGACCCGcgccggggctgggggcggcggggccggggctgccggcGCCCGCCCGCGGGGAGCCGCGGCTGCGAGCCGTCTCCTCGGTAACCCTGAGGAATGTTAATGAGTGTGAATGTTTGACCTCGCTCGGTGCATCCGAGCGCGAGGGCAGCGGGGGCCGCGGCGGCACTCCTCCGGGGAGCGGGGCGTGAGGGGCGGCGGGCAGCGCGCCCGAAGGAGACGAGGCGGGTGGTACTTTTATCCGTTTGGAAGGGAAGCGGCTCTTGGGTTTGCGAGCGTTTCGTTCGGGAACACACGCACCTGCCGCGTGTCTCATTTCCATCGCAGATTGCTTCTCTCGCCAGGTACCAAGATAACGCAGGGTGCGATAGCTGTCACCAGGAGTTCCCGCTAGCTTGTCCCAGTTTTGTGTCAGAAGGGGCTTTCCTCTCTACTTTTAAGA is a window of Colius striatus isolate bColStr4 chromosome 18, bColStr4.1.hap1, whole genome shotgun sequence DNA encoding:
- the HLF gene encoding hepatic leukemia factor, which translates into the protein MSRPLPLNPTFLPPTYGVLKSLLENPLKLPLAHEDAFGKEKDKEKKLDDDSTSTTVPQSAFLGPTLWDKTLPYDGDTFQLEYMDLEEFLSENGIPPSPNQHEHSPHQSGLQQATSASPSVMDLSSRASTSVHPGMVSQNCMQSPVRPGQILPANRNTPSPIDPETIQVPVGYEPDPADLALSSIPGQEMFDPRKRKFSEEELKPQPMIKKARKVFIPDDLKDDKYWARRRKNNMAAKRSRDARRLKENQIAIRASFLEKENSALRQEVADLRKELGKCKNVLAKYEARHGPL